The Montipora capricornis isolate CH-2021 chromosome 3, ASM3666992v2, whole genome shotgun sequence genome window below encodes:
- the LOC138042027 gene encoding uncharacterized protein isoform X2 has protein sequence MRPVLTKRKALITSDEDDDESTSKKKPKESPAAVIMSTARKTGHNTRIYDKRQACYYCKKLYPKIARHYQAVHAKESEVVKALAFPVNSTERKRELERLRLLGNFHHNTEVLETKCGELIVMRRPTESETISPDEFQPCTHCYGFVRHNELWRHNKTCPFKKMKEGGEDEDEEHRSKNLKQQSRLLLLSQKPSQCSLLNETIASMKSDEITIAARHDDLILKYGTHLAEKVGGERLHEVSQGMRQLARLLLDLREKSSNESSNLEHFMKPEHFDLIIASVKSVCSFDQSGKTSAIGIPSLALKLGHSIRKCAAILTGKALRQKDNVLLTDQQNLEKLIASEWNERISHHSLSALQRKKFNTIELLPVTNDLELLRKYLLDRLSVLTRSLEEASNLQVWKELAETTLTRLIIFNKRRGGEAAKLHVSSFENRPDWNATSVEVITNTLQPIEKELCKRLDMVEIRGKRGRKVPVLLTKEVKKAMVLLVEKRDAVGINPRNPYLFARPSGNSVSHLRPWDCLHRVTHAKDVNLKHPEVITSTRLRKYIATVSQVLDLEEKELDWLARHMGHDIRIHREYYRLHESTIELAKVSKILAVVDEGSISKWIGKPLDQIDVDVNDDDSGDDGDDGDDGDDDDDEDEDEEDEDRDDSDEDRELSGSATPFTVPTQQTAACGDFHDNMRGSSGNARKDTKKSKPTSKQKVLQKEGQAQRNKRSHVLWSSEEKKAIFKYLGDALKQKRVPGKLECERCIAKSKPALDNRNWTAVKYYVKNVLDRSKKLTEKGKKS, from the exons ATGAGGCCAgttttaacaaaaagaaaag CACTGATCACTtctgatgaagatgatgatgaatcAACCTCAAAGAAAAAACCAAAGGAATCTCCAGCTGCAG TGATAATGTCAACAGCTAGAAAGACAGGGCACAATACCAGAATATACGACAAAAGGCAGGCATGCTATTATTGTAAGAAGCTGTACCCCAAGATAGCTCGACACTACCAGGCAGTTCACGCAAAGGAGAGCGAAGTGGTAAAGGCATTGGCTTTTCCAGTAAATTCAACTGAAAGGAAAAGGGAACTGGAAAGACTGAGGCTGCTGGGAAATTTTCATCATAACACTGAAGTCCTTGAAACAAAATGTGGTGAGCTGATAGTAATGAGACGCCCAACTGAATCAGAGACCATATCACCAGATGAGTTCCAGCCTTGCACCCACTGCTATGGTTTCGTGCGGCACAACGAGCTTTGGCGGCACAACAAGACTTGCCCTTTTAAAAAGATGAAAGAAGGTGgggaagatgaagatgaagaacaCAGAtcaaaaaatttaaaacaacaaagCAGATTACTCTTGCTATCTCAGAAGCCAAGTCAGTGCAGTCTTCTCAATGAGACCATTGCCTCTATGAAATCCGACGAAATTACAATTGCTGCCAGACATGATGATTTAATTCTGAAGTATGGAACTCATTTGGCTGAAAAAGTTGGTGGCGAGCGACTCCATGAGGTGTCTCAAGGGATGAGGCAGTTAGCAAGACTACTTCTAGATCTCAGAGAGAAGTCAAGTAATGAAAGTTCTAACCTGGAACACTTCATGAAGCCAGAGCACTTTGACCTGATCATTGCATCAGTAAAATCGGTATGCAGTTTCGATCAatctggaaaaacaagtgcAATCGGTATTCCTTCTTTGGCATTGAAGCTGGGCCATTCCATTAGAAAATGTGCTGCCATATTGACTGGAAAGGCTCTCAGACAAAAGGACAATGTCCTTCTGACTGATCAACAAAATCTGGAGAAGCTCATTGCTTCTGAATGGAATGAGCGCATCAGCCACCACTCCTTGTCAGCGCTTCAAAGGAAAAAGTTTAACACAATCGAGCTACTCCCTGTCACCAATGATTTAGAACTTTTGAGAAAGTACCTATTGGACCGGCTGTCAGTACTGACAAGATCTTTGGAAGAGGCTTCTAACTTACAAGTCTGGAAGGAGTTGGCAGAGACGACCCTTACCCGTCTCATAATTTTTAACAAGAGACGTGGAGGCGAGGCAGCAAAGCTCCACGTTTCATCATTTGAGAACAGACCAGATTGGAATGCAACATCAGTTGAGGTGATCACCAACACTTTACAGCCTATTGAAAAAGAGCTGTGCAAAAG GTTAGATATGGTGGAAATAAGGGGAAAGAGGGGGCGCAAGGTGCCAGTTCTTTTgacaaaagaagtaaaaaaagcGATGGTTTTGCTAGTGGAGAAGAGGGATGCAGTTGGGATTAACCCCAGAAATCCGTACCTTTTTGCAAGGCCAAGTGGAAACTCAGTTAGCCACCTGCGTCCTTGGGACTGCCTGCATAGAGTGACCCATGCAAAAGACGTTAATCTAAAACATCCAGAGGTCATCACAAGCACTCGCTTAAGAAAATACATTGCAACTGTTTCTCAAGTGTTGGACCTTGAAGAAAAGGAATTGGATTGGTTAGCACGGCACATGGGTCATGACATAAGAATTCACAGAGAATATTATCGTCTTCACGAATCAACAATTGAACTAGCAAAAGTCAGCAAAATTCTTGCTGTAGTGGATGAAGGAAGCATTTCGAAGTGGATTGGGAAGCCACTGGATCAGATTGATGTTGATGTGAATGACG ATGACTCtggtgatgatggtgatgatggtgatgatggtgatgatgatgatgatgaggatgaggaTGAGGAGGATGAGGATCGTGATGACAGTGATGAAGACAGGGAGCTATCAGGATCAGCAACGCCTTTTACAG TTCCTACACAACAAACAGCAGCCTGTGGAGATTTCCATGATAATATGAGAGGGTCCTCTGGAAACGCAAGGAAAG ATACTAAGAAAAGCAAGCCAACAAGCAAACAGAAAGTATTGCAGAAAGAAGGACAG GctcaaagaaataaaagaagccATGTGTTGTGGTCATCAGAGGAGAAGAAAGCAATATTCAAGTACCTTGGAGATGCACTAAAACAGAAAAGGGTACCAGGGAAGTTGGAGTGTGAGAGGTGCATTGCGAAAAGCAAACCTGCCCTTGATAATAGAAACTGGACTGCAGTAAAATACTATGTGAAAAATGTACTTGACAGGAgtaaaaaattaactgaaaaagggaaaaaatcctAA
- the LOC138042027 gene encoding uncharacterized protein isoform X1: MLEDETEQRTQPAHKKGTIDSSSEEDENIRRPVSRKRKQSTESNSEDEKVMRPVLTKRKALITSDEDDDESTSKKKPKESPAAVIMSTARKTGHNTRIYDKRQACYYCKKLYPKIARHYQAVHAKESEVVKALAFPVNSTERKRELERLRLLGNFHHNTEVLETKCGELIVMRRPTESETISPDEFQPCTHCYGFVRHNELWRHNKTCPFKKMKEGGEDEDEEHRSKNLKQQSRLLLLSQKPSQCSLLNETIASMKSDEITIAARHDDLILKYGTHLAEKVGGERLHEVSQGMRQLARLLLDLREKSSNESSNLEHFMKPEHFDLIIASVKSVCSFDQSGKTSAIGIPSLALKLGHSIRKCAAILTGKALRQKDNVLLTDQQNLEKLIASEWNERISHHSLSALQRKKFNTIELLPVTNDLELLRKYLLDRLSVLTRSLEEASNLQVWKELAETTLTRLIIFNKRRGGEAAKLHVSSFENRPDWNATSVEVITNTLQPIEKELCKRLDMVEIRGKRGRKVPVLLTKEVKKAMVLLVEKRDAVGINPRNPYLFARPSGNSVSHLRPWDCLHRVTHAKDVNLKHPEVITSTRLRKYIATVSQVLDLEEKELDWLARHMGHDIRIHREYYRLHESTIELAKVSKILAVVDEGSISKWIGKPLDQIDVDVNDDDSGDDGDDGDDGDDDDDEDEDEEDEDRDDSDEDRELSGSATPFTVPTQQTAACGDFHDNMRGSSGNARKDTKKSKPTSKQKVLQKEGQAQRNKRSHVLWSSEEKKAIFKYLGDALKQKRVPGKLECERCIAKSKPALDNRNWTAVKYYVKNVLDRSKKLTEKGKKS, encoded by the exons ATGTTGGAGGATGAAACAGAGCAGAGAACACAACCAGCTCACAAAAAAG GAACTATTGATTCTAGCTCAGAGGAAGATGAAAATATCAGAAGGCCAGTTTCAAGAAAGAGAAAAC AAAGTACTGAGTCTAATTCTGAGGACGAGAAAGTCATGAGGCCAgttttaacaaaaagaaaag CACTGATCACTtctgatgaagatgatgatgaatcAACCTCAAAGAAAAAACCAAAGGAATCTCCAGCTGCAG TGATAATGTCAACAGCTAGAAAGACAGGGCACAATACCAGAATATACGACAAAAGGCAGGCATGCTATTATTGTAAGAAGCTGTACCCCAAGATAGCTCGACACTACCAGGCAGTTCACGCAAAGGAGAGCGAAGTGGTAAAGGCATTGGCTTTTCCAGTAAATTCAACTGAAAGGAAAAGGGAACTGGAAAGACTGAGGCTGCTGGGAAATTTTCATCATAACACTGAAGTCCTTGAAACAAAATGTGGTGAGCTGATAGTAATGAGACGCCCAACTGAATCAGAGACCATATCACCAGATGAGTTCCAGCCTTGCACCCACTGCTATGGTTTCGTGCGGCACAACGAGCTTTGGCGGCACAACAAGACTTGCCCTTTTAAAAAGATGAAAGAAGGTGgggaagatgaagatgaagaacaCAGAtcaaaaaatttaaaacaacaaagCAGATTACTCTTGCTATCTCAGAAGCCAAGTCAGTGCAGTCTTCTCAATGAGACCATTGCCTCTATGAAATCCGACGAAATTACAATTGCTGCCAGACATGATGATTTAATTCTGAAGTATGGAACTCATTTGGCTGAAAAAGTTGGTGGCGAGCGACTCCATGAGGTGTCTCAAGGGATGAGGCAGTTAGCAAGACTACTTCTAGATCTCAGAGAGAAGTCAAGTAATGAAAGTTCTAACCTGGAACACTTCATGAAGCCAGAGCACTTTGACCTGATCATTGCATCAGTAAAATCGGTATGCAGTTTCGATCAatctggaaaaacaagtgcAATCGGTATTCCTTCTTTGGCATTGAAGCTGGGCCATTCCATTAGAAAATGTGCTGCCATATTGACTGGAAAGGCTCTCAGACAAAAGGACAATGTCCTTCTGACTGATCAACAAAATCTGGAGAAGCTCATTGCTTCTGAATGGAATGAGCGCATCAGCCACCACTCCTTGTCAGCGCTTCAAAGGAAAAAGTTTAACACAATCGAGCTACTCCCTGTCACCAATGATTTAGAACTTTTGAGAAAGTACCTATTGGACCGGCTGTCAGTACTGACAAGATCTTTGGAAGAGGCTTCTAACTTACAAGTCTGGAAGGAGTTGGCAGAGACGACCCTTACCCGTCTCATAATTTTTAACAAGAGACGTGGAGGCGAGGCAGCAAAGCTCCACGTTTCATCATTTGAGAACAGACCAGATTGGAATGCAACATCAGTTGAGGTGATCACCAACACTTTACAGCCTATTGAAAAAGAGCTGTGCAAAAG GTTAGATATGGTGGAAATAAGGGGAAAGAGGGGGCGCAAGGTGCCAGTTCTTTTgacaaaagaagtaaaaaaagcGATGGTTTTGCTAGTGGAGAAGAGGGATGCAGTTGGGATTAACCCCAGAAATCCGTACCTTTTTGCAAGGCCAAGTGGAAACTCAGTTAGCCACCTGCGTCCTTGGGACTGCCTGCATAGAGTGACCCATGCAAAAGACGTTAATCTAAAACATCCAGAGGTCATCACAAGCACTCGCTTAAGAAAATACATTGCAACTGTTTCTCAAGTGTTGGACCTTGAAGAAAAGGAATTGGATTGGTTAGCACGGCACATGGGTCATGACATAAGAATTCACAGAGAATATTATCGTCTTCACGAATCAACAATTGAACTAGCAAAAGTCAGCAAAATTCTTGCTGTAGTGGATGAAGGAAGCATTTCGAAGTGGATTGGGAAGCCACTGGATCAGATTGATGTTGATGTGAATGACG ATGACTCtggtgatgatggtgatgatggtgatgatggtgatgatgatgatgatgaggatgaggaTGAGGAGGATGAGGATCGTGATGACAGTGATGAAGACAGGGAGCTATCAGGATCAGCAACGCCTTTTACAG TTCCTACACAACAAACAGCAGCCTGTGGAGATTTCCATGATAATATGAGAGGGTCCTCTGGAAACGCAAGGAAAG ATACTAAGAAAAGCAAGCCAACAAGCAAACAGAAAGTATTGCAGAAAGAAGGACAG GctcaaagaaataaaagaagccATGTGTTGTGGTCATCAGAGGAGAAGAAAGCAATATTCAAGTACCTTGGAGATGCACTAAAACAGAAAAGGGTACCAGGGAAGTTGGAGTGTGAGAGGTGCATTGCGAAAAGCAAACCTGCCCTTGATAATAGAAACTGGACTGCAGTAAAATACTATGTGAAAAATGTACTTGACAGGAgtaaaaaattaactgaaaaagggaaaaaatcctAA
- the LOC138042028 gene encoding uncharacterized protein isoform X1, producing the protein MAEIEGASRDVSNEAGETPTMNALASMVQSVVQEMKAMNRRMDQLGEPANLEDEDLDYEEGELEHGDADRESIVSLDTKVNELTKAREAGNKKSKSTSALHDIAQDLDLSEKTGSAVDEELANIVNSLLKDKIPDEKTQAKVDQYPKPANIEGLRTPRVNPLIWSQLPAQVRTQDSKHQKSQNSLVAAVVAITKATDIVLKQNQSDNKELLTALTDGIALAMNCLHDMNSTRRQSLKKDLHRDYAALCNATTVPSSSEFLFGDLSKLTKDISDANKLTKRVRPASHSSSRGRKSTFTNHYSANRNRRFAPYAYSRARYNDNNNFLSKSRSPPTKGKKESITK; encoded by the coding sequence ATGGCAGAAATTGAAGGAGCATCTCGCGACGTCTCCAACGAGGCCGGTGAGACGCCAACCATGAACGCTTTGGCCAGCATGGTCCAGTCTGTAGTACAAGAAATGAAAGCAATGAACCGACGAATGGATCAGCTGGGCGAGCCCGCTAACCTCGAAGACGAGGACCTCGACTACGAAGAGGGCGAACTGGAGCATGGAGATGCTGACAGAGAATCAATTGTTTCTCTCGATACAAAGGTCAACGAATTGACCAAAGCCCGCGAGGCgggaaacaaaaaatcaaagagCACTAGTGCTCTTCATGACATAGCTCAGGATCTCGATCTGAGTGAGAAAACTGGGAGCGCTGTGGATGAGGAACTGGCTAATATTGTGAATAGTCTCCTCAAAGACAAAATTCCAGACGAAAAGACCCAAGCAAAGGTCGATCAATATCCTAAGCCTGCGAACATCGAGGGgcttagaacgccacgagtaaACCCACTCATTTGGAGCCAGCTCCCAGCACAAGTCCGCACACAGGATTCGAAACATCAAAAGTCACAAAATTCTCTTGTGGCAGCCGTTGTTGCTATTACCAAAGCGACGGATATTGTTCTGAAACAAAACCAATCAGACAACAAAGAGCTCTTGACCGCCCTCACCGACGGCATTGCTTTGGCAATGAATTGCCTGCATGATATGAATAGCACTAGACGCCAGTCGCTGAAGAAAGACTTGCACAGGGACTACGCCGCTTTATGCAATGCCACAACAGTTCCATCATCGTCTGAATTCTTATTTGGCGATTTGTCTAAGCTGACAAAAGATATCTCGGACGCCAATAAGTTAACGAAGAGAGTAAGACCGGCGTCACACAGTAGCTCACGTGGCCGGAAATCTACATTTACAAACCATTACTCTGCAAACCGAAACCGACGCTTTGCTCCCTACGCTTACTCAAGAGCTCGCTacaacgataataataattttttatcgaaAAGCCGCTCTCCGCCGACGAAAGGGAAAAAGGAGAGCATAACCAAGTAA